A genomic stretch from Sphingomonas faeni includes:
- a CDS encoding LacI family DNA-binding transcriptional regulator — translation MRLADARTSAALAAANPTISDVARLAGVSKKTVSRVINDSPQLRIETRKRIELVIAELGYVPNLQARSLATGRNSLIGLIHDNPNSQMILGVQQGILEAIRETDFALVIRPVDRGSPGMMDDVRRFLDRQRLYGVMLLPPISENDELAQHCAELGCRYVRMGSAPLDDDAHSVSSNDAEAVAEATRHLIGLGHRRIGLIAGPHGFRSAAERRVGFLAALAEAGVTLPPGMTVRGDYRFDSGIAAASRLLDQMPPPTAILACNDEMAAGALHAARQRNLTVPRDLSIVGFDDTSTAAHVWPPLTTVRWPIQAMGRSAARKLLAGSEPRMDGVTQPSVLPSELVMRASVGPPAMS, via the coding sequence GTGAGGCTCGCGGACGCAAGGACGAGCGCCGCGCTTGCGGCTGCCAACCCGACGATCAGCGATGTCGCGCGTCTTGCCGGCGTATCGAAGAAGACCGTCAGCCGGGTCATCAACGACTCGCCGCAACTCAGGATCGAGACGCGCAAGCGGATCGAACTCGTCATCGCCGAACTTGGATACGTTCCGAATCTGCAGGCTCGGAGTTTGGCAACGGGCCGCAATTCTCTCATCGGTCTCATCCACGACAATCCGAACTCGCAGATGATTCTGGGGGTGCAGCAGGGCATACTGGAGGCGATCCGGGAAACGGACTTCGCCTTGGTGATCCGCCCGGTCGACCGGGGATCGCCCGGAATGATGGACGACGTCCGGCGGTTTCTCGATCGGCAGCGGCTCTATGGCGTGATGCTCCTACCGCCCATCTCGGAGAACGACGAACTGGCCCAACACTGCGCGGAACTGGGTTGCCGCTACGTGCGGATGGGATCGGCCCCTCTCGACGATGACGCGCACTCGGTATCCTCGAACGATGCCGAGGCGGTCGCGGAGGCTACGCGCCACCTGATCGGGCTCGGCCATCGGCGCATAGGGCTCATCGCAGGTCCGCACGGCTTCCGCTCGGCGGCGGAGCGCCGCGTTGGCTTTCTCGCAGCGTTGGCGGAAGCGGGGGTGACGCTCCCGCCCGGTATGACCGTCCGAGGCGACTACCGGTTCGATTCGGGGATCGCGGCGGCAAGTCGGCTGCTGGACCAGATGCCGCCGCCCACAGCCATTTTGGCCTGCAACGACGAGATGGCGGCCGGCGCGCTCCATGCTGCGCGTCAGCGGAACCTCACGGTGCCGCGAGATCTGTCCATAGTTGGATTCGACGACACGTCGACCGCGGCGCACGTGTGGCCCCCGCTCACCACGGTGCGATGGCCCATACAGGCGATGGGCCGTTCCGCAGCGAGGAAGCTTCTCGCTGGCAGCGAACCGCGGATGGACGGGGTGACTCAGCCCTCAGTCCTGCCGTCGGAACTCGTCATGCGCGCCTCCGTCGGACCTCCCGCCATGTCTTGA
- a CDS encoding glycoside hydrolase family 3 C-terminal domain-containing protein, which yields MVLLKDTGVLPIRRGGRVLVTGDGADSVAKQSGGWTLTWQGTGTHPEHFPHAQSIFAGIREVARYGGGDAELSRTGEYAIKPDVAIVVFGEDPYAEFQGDRADLLFDDAHGALATMRRLKSEGVPVVAVFLSGRPLWVNRHLNAADAFVAGWLPGSEGGGIADVLYGRRMLTGRLSFSWPAQAGGAPLNSGDTGYAPLFPFGFGLKPGRHAWKVLSERSGVDESPPVAVGPLFADGRATGGRLLQIDGANDSPQTVTGSGNNGSVAVRPVDRERQEDAREIVWSGRSRGTLLVANLRPQDLGPQSPTVTLTLRVDRAPTAPTSLEMRCGQGCVGKRDVTAALTRLAGRGWTTFSMPLSCLIGADLHKATAPFAMTTSGEMRLSISSISLQPSQGEPCS from the coding sequence ATGGTCCTGCTGAAGGATACCGGGGTTCTGCCGATCCGGCGCGGCGGACGGGTGCTGGTCACAGGCGATGGCGCGGACAGCGTAGCGAAGCAGTCGGGCGGCTGGACGCTGACATGGCAGGGTACCGGCACCCACCCGGAGCACTTCCCCCACGCCCAATCGATCTTCGCGGGCATCCGCGAAGTAGCGCGTTACGGGGGCGGTGACGCCGAACTGTCTCGAACGGGCGAATACGCCATCAAACCGGACGTCGCGATCGTCGTGTTCGGTGAAGACCCCTATGCGGAGTTCCAGGGGGATCGTGCCGACCTGTTGTTCGACGACGCGCACGGCGCTCTCGCGACGATGCGCCGCCTCAAGTCCGAGGGCGTGCCCGTCGTAGCGGTGTTCCTCTCCGGAAGGCCGCTATGGGTGAACCGGCACCTCAACGCCGCAGATGCCTTCGTGGCCGGCTGGCTGCCCGGATCGGAGGGCGGCGGCATCGCGGACGTCCTTTACGGCCGCCGTATGCTCACCGGTCGACTTTCCTTCTCCTGGCCGGCGCAGGCCGGCGGGGCGCCGCTCAATTCCGGCGACACCGGCTATGCACCACTATTTCCCTTCGGCTTCGGGCTGAAGCCGGGTCGGCATGCCTGGAAGGTTCTTTCCGAGCGATCAGGCGTGGACGAGAGTCCGCCCGTGGCGGTCGGTCCGCTCTTTGCAGACGGCCGCGCGACTGGCGGACGCCTCCTGCAGATCGACGGCGCGAACGACAGCCCGCAGACCGTGACCGGCTCGGGGAACAACGGTTCCGTCGCGGTGCGGCCAGTTGATCGCGAGCGGCAGGAGGACGCCAGGGAGATCGTCTGGAGCGGCAGATCACGGGGGACGCTCCTGGTAGCAAACCTACGGCCCCAGGACCTTGGACCACAGTCGCCGACCGTCACGTTGACTCTTCGAGTAGACCGAGCTCCGACTGCTCCGACGTCCTTGGAAATGCGGTGCGGGCAGGGCTGCGTCGGCAAGCGCGACGTCACCGCGGCGCTGACGCGGCTTGCCGGGCGCGGCTGGACGACCTTCTCCATGCCTCTCTCGTGCTTGATCGGGGCTGATCTGCACAAGGCCACAGCGCCGTTCGCGATGACGACCAGCGGCGAGATGCGTCTGTCCATCTCCTCGATATCACTCCAGCCCAGCCAAGGCGAACCATGCTCCTGA
- a CDS encoding glycoside hydrolase family 88/105 protein codes for MLLNVLLSAAFVMTVPATPSPQMPDPAAILKSTERVATWQLDHKDTFEHMPAASRSVRDPRDWQQATFWVALTELADRSRDPAYARAIVELGRAQRWRLGDKPFHADDQLIAQAWIWAAAHGAGGGALVPTKAYFDAVLANRPVGELEFRPNPSGRGDPVCTQRWCWADALFMAPPTLLRFSRVTGDRRYARFAHEEFRATTDYLYDRRERLFFRDSRFFERRDAKGHKLFWSRGNGWVMAGLVRIIGELPETDPQRAYYVGLFRDMASRIVGLQKPDGYWAPSLLDNGADTPPETSGTAFFTYAFAWGVDVGILDAKTYRQAAIRGWGALERSVQRDGMLGWVQQVSDRPDSVAASDTQFYGAGAYILAGTALYDLSRHGAAR; via the coding sequence ATGCTCCTGAACGTGCTCCTATCCGCCGCCTTCGTCATGACGGTCCCAGCGACGCCCTCGCCGCAGATGCCCGATCCTGCCGCCATCCTGAAGTCGACCGAGCGGGTGGCGACGTGGCAGCTCGATCACAAAGATACGTTCGAGCACATGCCGGCGGCGTCGCGCAGCGTACGCGATCCCCGGGACTGGCAGCAGGCGACCTTCTGGGTCGCGCTGACGGAACTGGCGGATCGGTCCCGCGATCCCGCGTATGCCCGGGCGATCGTCGAACTGGGACGCGCTCAGCGCTGGCGGCTCGGCGACAAGCCCTTCCACGCCGACGACCAGCTGATCGCGCAGGCTTGGATCTGGGCGGCGGCGCATGGCGCCGGGGGCGGCGCGCTCGTTCCGACGAAGGCCTATTTCGACGCGGTCCTTGCCAACCGGCCGGTCGGCGAGTTGGAGTTCCGCCCTAATCCGAGCGGACGCGGCGATCCGGTCTGCACGCAGCGGTGGTGCTGGGCCGACGCCCTGTTCATGGCGCCGCCGACGCTGTTGCGGTTCTCCCGCGTAACCGGGGACCGACGGTACGCCCGGTTCGCACACGAGGAGTTCCGCGCGACCACCGACTACCTCTACGACCGTAGGGAACGCCTGTTCTTCCGTGACAGCCGCTTCTTCGAGCGGCGCGATGCGAAGGGTCACAAGCTCTTCTGGAGCCGCGGGAACGGATGGGTCATGGCGGGTCTCGTCCGCATAATAGGCGAACTTCCGGAAACCGATCCGCAAAGAGCGTACTACGTCGGCCTGTTCCGTGACATGGCCTCGCGGATCGTCGGACTGCAGAAGCCCGACGGATACTGGGCACCTTCGCTGCTCGACAACGGGGCGGACACGCCGCCCGAGACGAGCGGCACCGCGTTCTTCACCTACGCGTTCGCCTGGGGTGTCGACGTCGGAATCCTCGACGCCAAGACCTACAGGCAGGCGGCGATCCGCGGCTGGGGCGCGCTCGAACGCAGCGTCCAGCGTGACGGCATGCTGGGCTGGGTGCAGCAGGTCAGCGACCGACCCGACAGCGTCGCGGCGTCCGACACCCAGTTCTACGGCGCCGGCGCCTACATTCTCGCAGGAACGGCCCTATACGATCTTTCCAGGCATGGAGCCGCAAGATGA
- a CDS encoding TonB-dependent receptor: MKQSRIHRCAYSALLMTTAWSVLSSAALGAVQNASAQDPAAAQSSPAGSSAASPSVQSNPVQPEGGALDPTRAQTTDIASPATDPIAQAAAEVGATTGDIVVTGARATQRTSIELKRNSSVVVDGLVSDEIGSTPDNSVGDTLERLAGVSADRFKGNANEISVRGLGPTLSFATFNGREVSTAGGDRSVAFQQFPSELVNGVLVYKTQQADFLEGGVGGIIELRSLKPLDYGKRRLQAEVRADFQPKSDDVYQDDGLGYRANISYTDQFKTGIGDIGISIGYQRQDTTAPEDYYNANATFQACNTSANNSSLITGTAGALITAGAGANCTLATGPRSIAPATGQTPVLAGETIGPVYYANSSRSFRTQQTAEVRDAVIGALQWRPSSTFEVAIDGQFSNRASLEKRNVLAIAEGLRGVKPLIIGDGTNGYSKGALISYSGNSNIEDQLERRERTEKYYGGGLNLIWRPDRWTFSVDGSYSDSQRTETQRQTRMRSTTRVPYTLTYVGDNIVPDVTFGNGFDVTDPASFLSATATSVYARNRFVTDRRDKIWAGRADVSRDFDGFFNQIKVGGRISNHQRTNDNARNSDLATLVPINGQTPAQLITAANQNCRAPFTTRSYFSGETNLNQWATFDNECLFRTFTGSDDALPYPADGRDPSDIDVRERIYAAYAMTSFKSDLGSIPFSGNLGLRWIKTDIVSKGFRQAYLVTVDTGSDNYTVAVDPTGALTSNTAKGKYNYFLPSSNLAFELSNELKLRLAGYRAISRSGIESFGAGINLNPSTGTGVNNIIFNSTTGNPNLKPLRAWNADVSLELYASKDTLLAVAGYYKWVEGAVIGANQSIPTPITVTTITNGGPRQTVDLTINPTAPANDPKTRNLYGVEVQGSHAFTWLPSPLDGFGIQASANRAFANFEYPDTSTLAPYLDPANLIGLSKWTASGSVYYEKYGFSIRASYRYRSDYYKPNGGTNRSVRGSDFVNLSAQYNLTDSVQLKAQALNLTGTKDIFYKGGGDSIAEVSNSGTQYFVGFRVRM, encoded by the coding sequence ATGAAGCAATCACGTATTCACCGGTGCGCCTACTCCGCGCTGCTGATGACGACCGCATGGTCGGTCCTCTCCAGTGCTGCCCTCGGAGCTGTCCAGAACGCGTCCGCGCAGGACCCGGCGGCGGCGCAGTCGTCGCCCGCCGGGAGCAGTGCGGCGTCCCCCTCCGTCCAGAGCAACCCCGTTCAGCCGGAGGGTGGTGCGCTCGACCCCACCCGCGCGCAGACGACGGATATCGCCAGCCCCGCAACGGACCCCATCGCGCAGGCGGCGGCCGAGGTCGGCGCAACGACCGGTGACATCGTCGTGACGGGCGCGCGGGCGACGCAGAGGACCTCGATCGAGTTGAAGCGGAATTCGAGCGTTGTCGTCGATGGGCTCGTCAGCGACGAGATCGGCTCCACGCCGGACAATTCCGTGGGCGACACCCTCGAGCGGCTCGCAGGCGTGTCGGCCGACCGCTTCAAGGGCAACGCCAACGAGATCTCCGTTCGGGGTCTCGGCCCCACGCTAAGCTTCGCGACCTTCAACGGACGCGAAGTCTCGACCGCGGGCGGCGACCGTTCCGTCGCATTCCAGCAGTTCCCGTCCGAACTCGTCAACGGCGTCCTCGTCTACAAGACCCAGCAGGCGGACTTCCTCGAAGGCGGCGTCGGCGGCATCATCGAACTTCGCTCGCTGAAGCCGCTCGACTACGGCAAGCGTCGCTTGCAGGCCGAGGTCCGAGCGGACTTCCAGCCGAAGTCCGACGACGTCTACCAGGATGACGGCCTCGGCTACCGTGCGAACATCTCGTACACCGACCAGTTCAAGACCGGCATCGGCGACATCGGCATCAGCATCGGCTACCAGCGGCAGGACACGACCGCGCCGGAGGACTACTACAACGCGAACGCCACGTTCCAGGCGTGCAACACCTCGGCGAACAACTCTTCCCTTATCACGGGAACGGCCGGTGCGCTGATCACGGCGGGGGCTGGCGCGAACTGCACGCTGGCGACCGGTCCGCGGTCGATCGCGCCTGCGACCGGGCAGACACCGGTCCTGGCGGGAGAGACTATAGGACCCGTATACTACGCTAACTCGTCGCGAAGCTTTCGGACGCAGCAGACCGCCGAGGTCCGCGACGCCGTCATCGGCGCCTTGCAGTGGCGGCCGTCCTCGACGTTCGAGGTCGCGATCGACGGACAGTTCTCAAACCGCGCAAGCTTGGAGAAGCGCAACGTCCTTGCGATCGCGGAGGGTCTGCGCGGCGTGAAGCCGTTGATCATCGGCGACGGAACGAACGGCTACTCGAAGGGCGCTTTGATCAGCTACAGCGGCAACTCGAACATCGAGGACCAGCTCGAGCGTCGGGAACGGACCGAGAAGTACTATGGTGGTGGCCTCAACCTGATATGGCGTCCGGACCGTTGGACCTTCTCCGTCGATGGATCCTATTCCGACTCCCAACGCACGGAGACGCAGCGGCAGACCAGAATGCGCTCGACGACACGCGTTCCCTACACCCTGACGTACGTCGGCGATAACATCGTGCCGGACGTGACCTTCGGAAACGGCTTCGACGTGACGGATCCCGCCAGCTTCCTCTCCGCGACCGCCACGTCGGTCTATGCCCGAAACCGGTTCGTCACCGACCGGCGCGACAAGATCTGGGCGGGTCGGGCGGACGTCTCACGCGACTTCGACGGTTTCTTCAATCAGATCAAGGTCGGCGGGCGCATCTCCAACCACCAGCGCACCAACGACAACGCCCGCAACAGCGATCTCGCGACGTTGGTCCCGATCAACGGGCAGACGCCGGCGCAGCTCATCACGGCCGCGAACCAGAACTGCAGGGCTCCGTTCACCACCCGCTCCTATTTCAGCGGCGAGACCAACCTGAACCAGTGGGCGACGTTCGACAACGAATGCCTCTTCCGGACATTCACCGGAAGCGATGACGCGCTGCCGTACCCGGCCGACGGCCGCGATCCGAGCGACATCGATGTCCGTGAGCGGATCTACGCAGCGTATGCGATGACCAGCTTCAAGTCCGATCTGGGGTCCATTCCGTTCAGCGGCAATCTCGGGCTCCGGTGGATCAAGACCGATATCGTTTCGAAGGGGTTCCGTCAGGCCTATCTGGTCACCGTCGATACCGGATCCGACAACTACACCGTCGCGGTGGATCCGACTGGCGCACTCACGTCGAACACGGCCAAGGGCAAGTACAACTACTTCCTGCCTAGTTCGAACCTCGCGTTCGAACTGTCGAACGAGCTCAAGCTCCGGCTGGCCGGATATCGAGCGATATCCCGCTCCGGAATCGAAAGCTTCGGTGCGGGCATCAACCTCAATCCGTCGACCGGCACGGGCGTTAACAACATCATCTTCAATTCGACTACCGGCAATCCCAACCTGAAGCCGCTGCGCGCGTGGAACGCCGACGTCTCGCTGGAGCTCTATGCCTCCAAGGATACGCTGCTGGCGGTCGCGGGCTACTACAAATGGGTAGAGGGGGCCGTGATTGGCGCCAACCAGTCGATCCCGACGCCCATCACGGTCACGACCATCACGAACGGTGGTCCACGCCAGACAGTCGATCTTACGATCAATCCGACAGCGCCCGCGAACGATCCGAAGACGCGCAACCTGTACGGCGTCGAAGTGCAGGGTAGCCACGCCTTCACCTGGCTGCCGTCGCCGCTTGACGGGTTCGGCATCCAAGCGTCCGCCAACCGCGCGTTTGCGAACTTCGAATATCCCGACACGTCCACGCTCGCGCCGTATCTGGACCCGGCCAACCTCATCGGTCTTTCGAAATGGACGGCGAGCGGTTCCGTCTACTACGAGAAGTACGGCTTCTCGATCCGTGCCTCGTACCGGTATCGGTCCGACTACTACAAACCGAACGGCGGGACGAACCGTTCGGTTCGCGGATCCGACTTCGTGAACCTGTCGGCCCAGTACAACCTGACCGACAGCGTGCAGCTGAAGGCGCAGGCCCTCAATCTGACGGGCACGAAGGACATCTTCTACAAGGGTGGTGGAGACAGCATTGCGGAAGTCTCCAACAGCGGGACCCAGTATTTCGTCGGCTTCAGGGTTCGCATGTGA
- a CDS encoding alginate lyase family protein — protein sequence MRIVRTVLPSVLASIAAALSCAAAAFSPTPRPSRPICSGVEGYAPAFGGRRTFFLKPDQLIAIKAVRDTDPSVSAAYRQLLKQADAALLRRPGAVTDKTTLPPSGDRHDYLSIAPYWWPDPTNPQGPYVRRDGVINPARDTNSYDRTAIGLLSGDVRVLALAYYYSDDIRYAKKAALLIRTWFLDPATAMNPNANFAQAVRGREDGRAEGVLDTSAFQSVVDAVGLLAPSKAITTDEQKALERWFGRYVDWMLTSPNGRAEQAAKNNHGIWFDSQITQYALFARRPDVARKVVDQFAARRISAQMDVDGRLPAETARTRSFHYSIYALTPAYDVAEMAACLGKDLWGYKDAEGRGLRKATDYLASYRGQLEKWPYKEIRLEPKELDGLLTRASWAWGPESYPRTVDDYPAALEYRSHAPIVR from the coding sequence ATGCGAATTGTCCGGACCGTTCTCCCCTCGGTTCTGGCGTCTATCGCCGCTGCGCTCTCGTGCGCGGCGGCGGCTTTTTCGCCGACGCCTCGGCCGTCCCGGCCGATCTGCAGCGGCGTGGAAGGCTACGCACCCGCGTTCGGCGGCCGTCGGACCTTCTTCCTGAAGCCCGACCAACTGATCGCGATCAAGGCGGTCCGGGATACCGACCCATCGGTATCCGCGGCCTACCGGCAACTGCTGAAGCAGGCCGACGCCGCGTTGCTCCGTCGTCCCGGCGCCGTCACCGACAAGACGACCCTTCCGCCGTCCGGGGACCGGCACGACTATCTGAGCATCGCCCCCTATTGGTGGCCGGATCCGACGAACCCGCAAGGCCCCTACGTCCGCCGCGACGGCGTGATCAACCCGGCGCGCGATACCAACAGCTATGATCGGACCGCGATCGGGCTCCTGAGCGGCGACGTCCGGGTGCTCGCCTTGGCCTACTACTACAGCGACGACATCCGATACGCGAAGAAGGCGGCGCTGTTGATCCGCACATGGTTTCTCGATCCGGCCACCGCGATGAACCCGAACGCCAACTTCGCCCAGGCGGTGCGCGGTCGGGAGGATGGAAGAGCCGAAGGCGTCCTCGATACGAGCGCGTTCCAGTCCGTCGTCGATGCCGTCGGCCTGCTCGCCCCGTCCAAGGCGATCACGACGGACGAGCAGAAGGCACTCGAACGATGGTTCGGTCGCTACGTCGACTGGATGCTCACCAGCCCCAACGGGCGGGCGGAGCAGGCGGCCAAGAACAACCACGGGATCTGGTTCGACAGCCAGATAACCCAGTATGCGTTGTTCGCCCGCCGCCCCGACGTGGCACGCAAGGTCGTCGATCAATTCGCCGCCCGTCGTATTTCAGCCCAGATGGACGTCGATGGACGCCTGCCGGCGGAAACCGCCAGGACGCGAAGCTTCCATTATTCGATCTACGCCCTGACGCCCGCGTACGACGTGGCGGAGATGGCCGCATGTCTCGGAAAGGACCTGTGGGGGTACAAGGACGCCGAAGGACGCGGTCTGCGGAAGGCGACCGACTACCTGGCGTCCTACCGCGGTCAGCTGGAGAAATGGCCCTACAAGGAGATCCGGCTCGAACCGAAGGAACTGGACGGGCTTCTTACGAGAGCTTCCTGGGCTTGGGGCCCTGAAAGCTATCCGCGCACCGTCGACGACTATCCGGCCGCGCTGGAATACCGGTCTCATGCCCCAATTGTCCGTTGA
- a CDS encoding alginate lyase family protein, whose protein sequence is MIDRRSLMIAASAALITPISAFAERLDLQRIEHARVVRAASAYLHEAPRTLTSIPALRSPGGVHDYYSEADYWWPDPANPGGPYVRRDGFSNPAKFDGHRNALIAFGVRMPALATAWRLTGQARYARAAAEHLRAWFVDPETRMTPDLAHAQAIIGRDTGRAIGIIDTLQIVEVARAATMLAQMQAPGYDARTIAGVATWFRGYLSWLTTSPAGIEERDQKNNHGTCWLLQCAAFATLLADADTLADLRTRLRTVIVPDQIAAGGRQPRELSRTKPYSYSLFNLDVLAAACQILSPASSTLWTAAGRGGGSVADAIGFMAPFIRDKGLWPYPPDVEHFGALPVRQPSLLFGGLALDRADWIALWRTLEPDPTDPEIVRNFPVRQPILWTSGSGYHVR, encoded by the coding sequence ATGATCGATCGCCGCTCGCTCATGATCGCGGCATCCGCGGCGTTGATCACGCCGATCTCGGCGTTCGCCGAACGACTGGATCTGCAACGCATCGAGCATGCGCGGGTGGTTCGCGCGGCCAGCGCCTACCTGCATGAGGCCCCCCGCACGCTCACCTCGATACCGGCGCTCCGCAGTCCGGGCGGCGTGCACGACTATTATTCCGAGGCGGACTATTGGTGGCCCGATCCCGCTAATCCGGGCGGCCCCTACGTGAGGCGGGACGGCTTCTCCAACCCTGCCAAGTTCGACGGGCACCGGAACGCGCTCATCGCATTCGGCGTCCGCATGCCGGCGCTTGCGACGGCGTGGCGGCTGACCGGCCAGGCGCGGTACGCGCGCGCCGCCGCGGAGCATCTGCGCGCGTGGTTCGTCGACCCCGAGACCCGGATGACGCCTGATCTGGCCCATGCGCAGGCGATCATCGGACGGGACACGGGCCGGGCCATCGGCATCATCGATACGCTTCAGATCGTCGAGGTGGCGCGGGCGGCGACGATGCTCGCGCAGATGCAGGCGCCGGGCTACGATGCACGGACGATCGCAGGCGTCGCCACCTGGTTCCGCGGTTATCTCTCGTGGCTCACGACGTCCCCTGCCGGCATCGAGGAACGTGATCAGAAGAACAATCACGGCACGTGCTGGTTGCTGCAGTGCGCCGCGTTCGCCACCCTGCTCGCCGACGCAGACACGCTCGCCGATCTGAGAACCCGTCTCCGGACGGTGATCGTTCCCGACCAGATCGCCGCCGGAGGGCGACAGCCGCGCGAATTGTCCCGCACGAAGCCATACAGCTACTCGCTCTTCAACCTCGATGTCCTCGCGGCCGCCTGCCAGATACTTTCACCGGCTTCGAGCACCCTGTGGACCGCCGCCGGACGGGGCGGTGGCTCGGTCGCCGACGCGATAGGCTTCATGGCGCCCTTCATCCGGGACAAGGGTCTCTGGCCTTATCCCCCCGACGTCGAGCATTTCGGCGCGCTGCCGGTGCGCCAACCCAGTCTGCTATTCGGCGGGCTCGCCCTAGACCGCGCTGATTGGATCGCGCTGTGGCGAACGCTCGAGCCCGATCCAACGGACCCGGAGATCGTGCGGAACTTCCCGGTTCGGCAACCCATCCTCTGGACGAGCGGCAGCGGATACCATGTCCGCTGA
- a CDS encoding 2-keto-4-pentenoate hydratase — protein MEAEDVAARQERIAGSFVEARRQARGFDAYPGEVPTSLEDAYRIQDRAIALQGQPIGGWKLGRINAPFDSQFGADRLAGPIFASSIVEALDGSIAAMPVIGQGFAAVEAEFLLRLGSSPDPDKRDWTMEEARELVDRVAIGIEIASSPLTAINGLGPAVTASDFGNNHGLLVGPELASWRSIDLDTISVTMLVNGQEIGSATTATMLDGPWGAVRFLASLAASRRVPLSKGQWISTGAVTGVHQVSVGDSVEATFGPDRLRCRIVAATSTDRDRRS, from the coding sequence GTGGAAGCGGAAGACGTCGCAGCTCGGCAAGAGCGCATCGCAGGCAGCTTCGTCGAGGCAAGACGGCAGGCGAGGGGCTTCGATGCGTATCCCGGCGAGGTGCCGACCTCGCTCGAGGACGCCTATCGGATCCAGGATCGCGCGATCGCCTTGCAGGGGCAGCCGATCGGGGGCTGGAAGCTGGGGCGCATCAACGCCCCCTTCGACAGCCAGTTCGGTGCCGACCGGCTTGCCGGGCCGATCTTCGCCTCCTCCATCGTCGAGGCGTTAGACGGCTCCATCGCGGCGATGCCCGTGATCGGCCAGGGCTTCGCCGCCGTGGAGGCCGAGTTCCTGCTGCGGTTGGGATCATCGCCGGATCCGGACAAGCGCGACTGGACGATGGAGGAGGCGAGAGAACTCGTCGATCGCGTCGCGATCGGTATCGAGATCGCGAGTTCGCCCCTGACCGCGATCAACGGGCTCGGGCCCGCGGTCACGGCTTCGGACTTCGGCAACAACCATGGCCTCCTCGTCGGTCCAGAACTGGCAAGCTGGCGCTCGATCGACCTCGACACGATCTCCGTGACTATGCTCGTGAACGGACAGGAGATCGGCTCGGCGACCACTGCGACCATGCTCGACGGGCCGTGGGGCGCAGTGCGGTTCCTCGCCTCGCTCGCCGCTTCGCGAAGGGTCCCCCTTTCGAAGGGGCAGTGGATTTCGACCGGCGCGGTCACCGGCGTCCATCAGGTGTCCGTCGGTGACAGCGTGGAGGCGACGTTCGGCCCTGATCGGCTGAGATGCCGGATCGTCGCGGCGACGTCGACGGACCGGGACCGTAGATCATGA